A genomic region of Aspergillus oryzae RIB40 DNA, chromosome 1 contains the following coding sequences:
- a CDS encoding uncharacterized protein (predicted protein), whose product MATSPSTQEDNLQTSSSPTPSLDPTSKQDDLEPPTTSATATAPPYSPIYATAEPASMPSPPAPAPTDPPTAPIHPPPEPATTATTATTTTNTSPPPPQPGARPQPPPPETQEPKEPSPSNPPPPEPADIPRPQPQAPPAATQIPDPGIATATLHRR is encoded by the exons ATGGCTACGTCTCCAAGCACACAGGAAGACAATCTTCAgacctcatcctccccaACCCCATCTCTAGATCCAACCTCCAAGCAAGACGACCTCGAACCTCCAACCacctcagcaacagcaacagcaccacctTACTCTCCAATCTACGCCACCGCCGAGCCAGCCAGTATGCCCTCACCACCAGCCCCAGCACCAACCGACCCCCCAACAGCACCTATACACCCGCCCCCAGAACCAGCTACTACCGCAACGACAGCGACAACGACTACTAAtacctcaccaccaccacctcaacCCGGTGCTCGaccacaacctcctccaccagaaacccaagaaccaaaagaaccatctccatcaaaccctccacccccagAACCAGCCGATATCCCGCGACCACAACCACAAGCTCCGCCCGCGGCAA CCCAAATCCCAGATCCGGGTATAGCTACAGCTACTCTCCATCGTCGTTAA
- a CDS encoding uncharacterized protein (predicted protein) — translation MAAQTTTSSIAMALAGKTASVDIPKPRSAFTSGGRDSSRLGHTMLPTPPNSISPTLPPQAFKGQDVRHPASPPFATSHVDSDIDLGDADADSQTQHHQGVGDLDSAGAITPGMLAKYHLPEIMLQHGPLAIRHVMGYLTTSVPGFSRIPPAKARRLVVAALEGRGSDEKSGGPANDVIFEKVGWGRWDARRRGEPSRDVQHQNLSPPSSFSNSFSQRGIQIPGKRGSLQPYGSSVTGDSAVFSFTEMDYAGHISEHEADKMSLDGNEQEYCSSSEAPEDEIRDEDWGEEDVTDEEDWAQIGAAALRARSLNGGGGFVNGHHPSPQLRGGGPASSSLAKSAPRKPPIQQLGFSLPDGMVGNTEERAAVEALLRLGSM, via the coding sequence atggctgctCAGACGACTACCTCTAGCATTGCAATGGCGCTTGCTGGCAAGACAGCCTCTGTGGATATTCCCAAACCTCGTTCTGCTTTCACTTCTGGTGGCCGCGACTCCTCTCGTTTAGGCCATACCATGTTACCGACTCCCCCTAACTCTATCTCTCCAACGCTTCCCCCCCAGGCCTTCAAGGGCCAGGACGTGAGGCATCCCGCATCTCCTCCTTTTGCCACATCTCACGTTGATTCCGATATCGACTTGGGTGACGCCGATGCAGATAGCCAGACCCAGCACCATCAGGGTGTTGGTGATCTTGACAGCGCTGGGGCAATCACCCCCGGTATGCTAGCCAAGTATCACCTACCAGAGATCATGCTACAGCACGGACCTCTCGCCATCCGCCATGTCATGGGCTACCTGACGACTTCAGTGCCTGGATTCTCCCGAATCCCTCCCGCTAAAGCACGGCGACTAGTCGTTGCAGCATTGGAAGGCCGGGGAAGTGATGAGAAAAGTGGCGGTCCTGCAAATGATGTTATCTTTGAGAAAGTCGGATGGGGTCGTTGGGACGCACGACGTCGCGGCGAACCCTCACGGGATGTGCAGCATCAGAACTTGTCGCCACCCTCGAGCTTCTCGAACTCATTCTCTCAGCGCGGGATACAGATTCCTGGGAAGAGAGGCAGTCTGCAGCCTTACGGGTCCAGTGTGACTGGCGACTCGGCTGTCTTCTCATTTACGGAAATGGATTATGCTGGGCACATCTCGGAGCATGAGGCGGACAAGATGTCACTCGATGGGAATGAACAAGAGTATTGTTCATCTTCCGAGgctccagaagatgagattCGGGATGAGGACTggggcgaagaagatgtcaCCGACGAAGAGGACTGGGCACAGATAGGTGCCGCAGCGCTTCGTGCGCGGTCCTTGAACGGCGGGGGCGGTTTCGTCAACGGACACCATCCGTCGCCACAACTCCGAGGCGGTGGGCCTGCATCATCCTCTTTGGCGAAGTCTGCGCCGCGCAAACCTCCGATTCAACAACTCGGTTTCTCCCTTCCAGATGGCATGGTAGGCAATACCGAGGAGCGTGCCGCAGTGGAGGCGCTTTTGCGTCTTGGATCCATGTAA
- a CDS encoding CAIB/BAIF family enzyme (predicted acyl-CoA transferases/carnitine dehydratase) produces the protein MGSVYSPVRETGRIFSYLCDQAERLNLPSEVVENKNAVLFDSSHDEVYYPIPFKETETLAALKGVEGSVAAAIANLRYGPQKRGVKVNLERATAFGCQAYMAKVDGLSKLDPEVKKKLKDTDLLAAQSNGYRRMSANLYKTKNEGEFFHIHGSLEATTTLNMIGLDGHRPDLTDYEEIIKVIESHVQNYTAAELEEMNKERKQAGVTAFKYEDFIKTPHVCGIVCYSYRHSCNNETDRGELNVQQPPWKVSRLKGDLPPTPFPAGRAGSKKILEGVKVLELCRIIAGPTVARILTEYGADVLKITSPSLSDVPFFQVDGNMGKHAADLDLKSEEGRRQFEELLADADVVVDGYRPGAIEKLGYGPEALSSLAEKRGKGIVYVNENCFGYEGEWAGRAGWQQIADCVTGVAWAQGQFMGFSNPVVPPFPISDYGTGCMGAIAALTGLYHRAKTGGSYHGKASLMHYDLLLFAVGKYSEEVQEKMRAAQPPEFFKLRHCDSVDRISSTVLKIMQARFPHLYVAADNTSGQEPLTEKWYSKAYGADIEVVRPICEIDGVENKFERASRPNGTDRASWEDFKEVEEDHKKA, from the exons ATGGGGAGTGTGTATTCACCTGTCCGTGAGACGGGACGTATCTTTTCCTACCTCTGTGACCAAGCCGAGCGTCTCAATCTCCCTTCAGAGGTAgtagaaaacaagaatgcGGTATTGTTCGACTCTTCTCACGACGAGGTCTACTATCCCATTCCTTTCAAGGAGACAGAAACTTTGGCTGCCTTGAAAGGTGTTGAAGGATCTGTGGCAGCTGCAATTGCGAACTTGCGCTATGGACCACAGAAGCGCGGTGTGAAGGTTAACCTTGAGCGAGCTACAGCTTTTGGTTGCCAGGCATATATGGCAAAAGTTGACGGACTGTCTAAGCTGGACCCGGAGGTcaaaaagaagttgaaag ACACCGATTTGCTTGCGGCGCAGTCGAATGGTTACCGCCGGATGTCTGCAAACCTATACAAAACTAAGAATGAGGGCGAATTCTTCCATATTCATGGTTCCCTCGAGGCCACGACGACGCTGAATAtgattggattggatggtCACCGTCCAGATCTGACAGACTACGAAGAGATTATCAAGGTCATTGAGAGCCATGTGCAGAATTACACAGCTGCAgagttggaagagatgaataaggagagaaagcaagCTGGTGTGACGGCATTTAAATACGAAGACTTTATCAAAACCCCGCATGTATGTGGCATTGTCTGCTATTCATACCGTCATTCATGCAATAATGAGACTGACCGC GGTGAACTTAATGTCCAACAACCCCCATGGAAGGTGTCCCGCCTCAAGGGTGACCTGCCTCCCACACCCTTTCCCGCCGGCCGCGCTGGGAGTAAGAAGATTCTTGAAGGAGTCAAAGTCCTAGAGCTTTGCCGCATCATTGCCGGCCCCACTGTTGCACGCATCCTGACTGAGTACGGAGCAGATGTTTTGAAGATCACCAGTCCGAGCCTCTCTGATGTGCCATTTTTCCAAGTGGATGGTAATATGGGCAAGCACGCTGCTGACTTAGACCTGAAATCGGAAGAAGGACGGCGCCAGTTTGAAGAGCTTTTGGCTGACGCAGACGTGGTCGTGGACGGTTATCGCCCAGGGGCCATTGAGAAATTGGGCTATGGCCCTGAAGCTCTTTCCTCACTGGCAGAGAAACGTGGAAAGGGAATCGTGTACGTGAACGAGAACTGCTTCGGGTATGAGGGAGAATGGGCTGGCCGCGCAGGCTGGCAACAGATTGCGGACTGC GTGACCGGTGTTGCCTGGGCACAGGGACAATTCATGGGATTCTCGAACCCTGTGGTTCCTCCCTTCCCTATTTCAGACTATGGCACTGGTTGCATGGGTGCCATTGCAGCATTGACTGGACTCTATCATAGAGCGAAAACTGGCGGCTCCTACCATGGAAAAGCGTCTCTGATGCACTACGATCTACTGCTCTTCGCTGTAGGAAAATACTCCGAGGAGGTGCAGGAAAAAATGCGAGCTGCTCAGCCCCCAGAATTCTTCAAGCTGAGACACTGTGACAGCGTGGACCGTATCTCATCGACCGTTCTGAAGATTATGCAGGCCCGGTTCCCTCATCTCTACGTCGCCGCCGATAATACCTCGGGGCAAGAACCGCTCACAGAGAAATGGTACTCTAAGGCCTACGGCGCGGATATTGAAGTTGTCCGACCAATCTGTGAAATCGATGGTGTCGAGAATAAGTTCGAGAGGGCTTCCCGACCTAACGGAACAGATCGGGCAAGCTGGGAGGATTTCaaagaggtcgaagaagatcaCAAGAAGGCTTAA
- a CDS encoding uncharacterized protein (predicted protein) → MSYNLTSNQALAPPNGDSMIAFMESFYATSDTESLHEKYVQSFTPDATLIMGSKVANGEKEILNLRHGLWTHVKSRQHFPTKVYFGGERELMLYGTVRYVLKADPENEVEVPWAGRVVFDEKELKMRFYQVYLGWRLTSGGL, encoded by the exons ATGTCCTACAACCTCACCTCCAACCAAGCCCTCGCCCCACCCAACGGTGACTCCATGATAGCATTCATGGAATCGTTCTACGCAACCAGTGACACCGAATCCCTGCACGAGAAATACGTCCAGAGTTTCACCCCCGATGCAACGCTAATCATGGGGTCGAAGGTCGCGAATGGAGAGAAAG aaatccttAACCTCCGACATGGCCTCTGGACGCATGTGAAGTCGAGGCAGCATTTCCCGACGAAGGTTTATTTTGGGGGTGAACGGGAGTTGATGCTCTATGGAACGGTTAGGTATGTGCTTAAGGCGGATCCGGAGAATGAGGTTGAGGTGCCGTGGGCTGGACGGGTAGTttttgatgagaaggagttgaagatGCGGTTTTATCAGGTTTATTTG GGTTGGAGACTGACATCTGGGGGACTGTAG
- a CDS encoding 40S ribosomal protein eS19 (40S ribosomal protein S19) yields MGGVTVRDVDAQKFISAYSAFLKRQGKLPIPGWVDTVKTSCSNELPPQNADWYYVRAAAVARHIYLRKTVGVGRLRKVHGSVKNRGSRPNHHVDASGSVDRKVIQSLEKIGVLEHDEEKGGRRITQSGQRDLDRIAKTTVDEEEEDDE; encoded by the exons ATGGGTGGTGTCACCGTTCGCGATGTGGAC GCGCAGAAGTTCATCTCTGCTTACTCTGCGTTCTTGAAGCGTCAGGGAAAGCTCCCCATCCCTG GATGGGTTGACACTGTCAAGACCTCTTGCTCCAACGAGCTCCCTCCCCAGAACGCTGACTG GTACTACGTCCGTGCCGCTGCCGTCGCTCGTCACATCTACCTCCGCAAGACCGTTGGTGTTGGCCGCCTCCGCAAGGTCCACGGCTCCGTCAAGAACCGTGGCTCCCGCCCCAACCACCACGTCGATGCCTCCGGCTCCGTCGACCGCAAGGTCATCCAGTCCCTTGAGAAGATCGGTGTCCTCGAGCAcgacgaggagaagggtgGCCGTCGCATTACCCAGTCCGGCCAGCGTGATCTTGACCGTATCGCCAAGACCAccgttgacgaggaagaggaggacgacgagTAA
- a CDS encoding RNA 5'-triphosphatase domain-containing protein (predicted protein), which translates to MAGSQTTDPGLLKKHSTYISYTTSVATYPSIRTFYKPHPQKDKLPIKPSPIPLLVFVHGLGGSLAQFNHLLTSLSNVGPCFGIDLPGCGLSRFEPDSWDAYKVEALAELLATAIEGHRDKDAGQGVVLIAHSLGCSLSAMLASTTSPAGPNLKKHILGLIAVCPRASPPSPKEVTSFRRLLHIPGPIFDLWRYWDRRGGLKSTSVNRLVGADADPDTRGLQVRYNKQSKTPVWRRMAWGTLPTYDGVDGTPVGGIPGETTWAGVRTPTLLVAGESDTVTKPAELQRILKFFGGKSSKIEESSNGSNIVPDASKVNDQAPAPYSRLAHDEEFGVEPQVNEKEIENTSEKPLQAKRSVKTVILPAPASHALLYDRATYRTLAGIIQDFLQQHVDNRLSLGWQLQYLNTSGKWDVKNLAKWKKVTPVSERISDTFVALKMLREVDEEHNPVLFSQAYSDRIYAVIDISYENPVYNPASLEMGGIHYHKHPTVSKIPPTPDETRDFIALVDRLQNEITEKIAKSGNRQTPRPVVGVHCHYGYNRTGFLIVCYLIERCGYTVQEAIDEFERRRPPGIRHGHFIDTLFVRYCVGLKRAPTL; encoded by the coding sequence GCTAGTCTTTGTACACGGCTTGGGTGGGTCGCTAGCCCAATTCAATCATCTGCTGACGAGCTTGTCTAACGTCGGACCGTGCTTCGGAATCGATCTGCCCGGTTGCGGATTGTCGAGGTTTGAGCCTGATTCTTGGGACGCATATAAGGTCGAAGCGCTCGCAGAACTGCTTGCGACTGCTATTGAAGGGCATCGTGACAAAGACGCCGGCCAAGGGGTAGTCTTGATTGCTCACAGTTTGGGCTGTTCCCTTTCAGCAATGTTGGCATCCACGACCTCTCCAGCTGGACCCAACTTGAAAAAGCATATTCTCGGACTTATCGCTGTTTGTCCCCGCGCGTCGCCCCCATCTCCCAAAGAAGTTACGTCTttccgccgcctcctccacaTTCCGGGTCCGATCTTTGACCTTTGGCGATACTGGGATCGACGAGGCGGTCTGAAGAGCACCAGTGTCAATCGTCTCGTCGGCGCAGATGCTGATCCCGATACAAGAGGACTTCAAGTACGGTACAACAAACAAAGCAAGACGCCTGTGTGGAGACGCATGGCTTGGGGTACTCTTCCCACATATGACGGTGTCGATGGAACCCCTGTAGGAGGGATTCCAGGGGAGACGACCTGGGCAGGAGTACGGACGCCAACCTTGCTTGTGGCTGGCGAATCTGACACAGTAACGAAGCCTGCGGAATTGCAGAGAATTCTCAAATTCTTCGGGGGCAAAAGCTCAAAGATCGAAGAAAGCAGCAACGGTAGCAACATTGTTCCGGATGCTTCCAAAGTCAATGACCAGGCTCCAGCCCCCTACAGCCGATTAGCACACGATGAAGAGTTTGGTGTTGAGCCTCAAGTGAATGAAAAGGAGATAGAGAACACTTCAGAAAAGCCACTTCAAGCTAAACGCTCTGTCAAAACGGTGATCCTGCCAGCTCCAGCCTCCCACGCTCTTCTTTACGATCGTGCGACATATCGCACTCTAGCTGGAATCATACAAGACTTCCTTCAGCAGCACGTTGATAACCGGCTGAGTCTCGGATGGCAGTTGCAATATCTTAATACATCGGGCAAGTGGGATGTGAAGAACCTGGCGAAGTGGAAGAAAGTCACTCCTGTTTCAGAGCGCATCTCTGACACATTCGTCGCGCTGAAAATGTTGCGCGAGGTGGACGAGGAGCATAATCCTGTACTATTCTCACAAGCGTATAGTGACCGGATCTACGCAGTGATCGATATTAGCTACGAAAACCCGGTGTACAACCCAGCCTCACTGGAAATGGGGGGCATCCATTACCACAAACATCCTACCGTGTCGAAGATTCCACCAACGCCAGATGAGACACGAGACTTTATTGCCTTGGTCGATAGGCTTCAGAATGAGATTACAGAGAAGATAGCGAAGTCTGGCAACCGCCAGACTCCACGCCCGGTAGTTGGGGTTCACTGTCATTACGGATACAATCGAACCGGTTTCTTGATTGTCTGTTATCTGATTGAACGTTGTGGGTACACCGTCCAGGAAGCAATTGACGAATTTGAAAGACGCCGTCCACCAGGCATCCGTCATGGACATTTTATTGATACATTGTTCGTGCGATATTGTGTTGGGCTTAAGAGAGCACCGACGCTGTAG